In the Streptomyces sp. cg36 genome, one interval contains:
- a CDS encoding cell envelope biogenesis protein OmpA has translation MTAARPGIPVRCCHRPLAGGLVVPWVSLTHNGHTAFGSLDASRMRHAFYQRLCQICSGHLEERFFVLVRPADQGLGYSPEPALHPECLPYAAAHCPMLNGTATHYRSRPVLASHPAGRPCTDPSCACPATSTDDSHTARSGRPADRYEAWMIDSRHYQLTYHQGTSDVPVGISLHVPILRKRVLREAALPADQAAVLGLLRNALGLEQR, from the coding sequence GTGACCGCGGCGCGTCCCGGTATACCGGTGCGCTGCTGCCACCGGCCGCTGGCCGGCGGCCTGGTCGTGCCCTGGGTGTCGCTGACCCACAACGGACACACCGCGTTCGGCAGCCTCGACGCCAGCCGCATGCGCCATGCCTTCTACCAGCGGCTGTGCCAGATCTGCTCCGGACACCTTGAGGAACGGTTCTTCGTCCTCGTCCGCCCCGCCGACCAGGGACTGGGCTATTCTCCCGAGCCCGCGCTGCACCCCGAGTGTCTGCCGTATGCCGCAGCTCATTGCCCGATGCTGAACGGCACCGCCACGCACTACCGCTCACGGCCCGTGCTCGCCTCGCACCCGGCGGGCCGTCCCTGCACCGACCCATCCTGCGCCTGCCCGGCAACCAGCACCGACGACAGCCACACTGCCCGCAGCGGGCGGCCCGCCGACCGGTACGAGGCCTGGATGATCGACTCCCGGCACTACCAGCTGACGTATCACCAAGGCACATCCGACGTACCGGTCGGGATCAGTCTGCACGTGCCCATCCTGCGCAAGCGCGTCCTGCGTGAGGCCGCTCTGCCCGCCGACCAGGCCGCCGTGCTCGGCCTGCTGCGCAACGCCCTGGGACTGGAACAGCGCTAG
- a CDS encoding ParB/RepB/Spo0J family partition protein: MATATADQRAASLPVDADEENLSAVLLDPSLIMRDECNAREHDTEPDAELISSVKAVGVQDPVSVRPLPDGTYTAFKGWRRTQAAQVANATAEAEGHPQRQIKAYVRTDMVGRDAWTRFLSLIENRQRQGMSPKDTLKAAELSLLGMDEVEQTRAARALGIKRGTGKRLGRAQQLDDATLRRASASGMDLEQIAQLAEVEDVPRAQDRLLRALARDEAEQGGGRGHWDQELALLTAEMDDRTTRKEAVAALEKAGIALLPTPSAYGEKDTARPLSELTSPLGRPMEEANHKGCPGHSARLDDEHRPVWYCADPAGHGHKVRPKPKPQKSAEDEEEAAERARTTACNRAWKAAAGPRKAFVSRLVRGSKALPEEAWRFALGVLLDLPRCYGKWAQRQESEDVAQFLGVKLPESPLEQVRLSEHVTLSKARTAHVLFAHVAAAFERDMRDPKGWNDASMQVRFLWEDPTPQQAAYLLLLEKLGQDDKGSYRLSEVEEQAVAAHRGTDTDAPGGA; this comes from the coding sequence ATGGCCACAGCCACCGCCGACCAGAGGGCCGCGTCCCTCCCCGTCGACGCCGACGAGGAGAACCTGAGTGCCGTCCTGCTCGACCCGAGCCTGATCATGCGGGACGAGTGCAACGCCCGCGAGCACGACACCGAGCCCGACGCCGAGCTGATCAGTTCCGTGAAGGCCGTCGGCGTCCAGGACCCGGTCAGTGTCCGCCCCCTCCCCGATGGCACCTACACCGCGTTCAAGGGCTGGCGGCGCACGCAGGCCGCGCAGGTCGCGAACGCCACCGCCGAGGCGGAGGGCCACCCCCAGCGGCAGATCAAGGCCTACGTCCGCACCGACATGGTGGGCCGCGACGCCTGGACGCGGTTCCTGTCGCTGATCGAGAACCGCCAGCGGCAGGGCATGTCCCCCAAGGACACCCTCAAGGCCGCCGAGCTGTCGCTGCTGGGGATGGACGAGGTCGAACAGACCAGGGCCGCGCGTGCGCTCGGCATCAAGCGCGGCACCGGCAAGCGGCTCGGCCGGGCCCAGCAGCTCGACGACGCCACCTTGCGCCGGGCCTCCGCCTCGGGCATGGACCTGGAGCAGATCGCCCAGCTCGCGGAGGTCGAGGACGTGCCCCGCGCCCAGGACCGCCTGCTGCGTGCACTGGCCCGCGACGAGGCGGAGCAGGGCGGCGGGCGCGGTCACTGGGACCAGGAACTCGCCCTGCTCACAGCCGAGATGGACGACCGCACCACCCGCAAGGAGGCTGTCGCGGCACTGGAGAAGGCGGGCATTGCCCTGCTGCCCACGCCGTCGGCATACGGGGAGAAGGACACCGCCCGGCCTCTGTCGGAGCTCACCTCACCGCTGGGCAGGCCGATGGAAGAGGCCAACCACAAGGGCTGCCCCGGCCACAGCGCCCGCCTCGACGACGAGCACCGGCCCGTCTGGTACTGCGCCGACCCGGCCGGGCACGGGCACAAGGTACGCCCGAAGCCGAAGCCGCAGAAGAGCGCCGAGGACGAGGAGGAGGCGGCCGAGCGGGCCCGCACCACCGCGTGCAACCGTGCCTGGAAGGCCGCCGCAGGCCCCCGCAAGGCGTTCGTCTCCCGCCTGGTGCGCGGCAGCAAGGCCCTGCCGGAAGAAGCCTGGCGGTTCGCCCTCGGGGTGCTGCTTGACCTGCCCCGCTGCTACGGCAAATGGGCACAGCGCCAGGAGAGCGAGGACGTCGCCCAGTTCCTGGGCGTGAAGCTGCCCGAGAGCCCGCTGGAGCAGGTGCGGCTGTCGGAGCACGTCACCCTCTCCAAGGCCCGCACGGCTCACGTGCTGTTCGCGCACGTCGCCGCAGCGTTCGAGCGCGACATGCGTGACCCGAAGGGCTGGAACGACGCCAGCATGCAGGTCCGCTTCCTGTGGGAGGACCCTACGCCCCAGCAGGCTGCCTACCTGCTGCTTCTGGAGAAGCTGGGTCAGGACGACAAGGGCTCCTACCGGCTGTCCGAGGTCGAGGAACAGGCCGTGGCCGCCCACCGGGGCACGGACACCGACGCCCCCGGCGGCGCCTGA